GGATGGGGGGGCTCGCCGCCGCCCCGGTTCCTGCCGAGGCGGCCCCCGTCCCGACCGCTCTGGCCCTGGCCGCCCCCGACCGCGCCGCCGGGCTCACCGCCATCCAGGGCTTCCTGGAGCGGAAGCTGGTCCGCCAGCGGCTGGCCGACCTGGGCCTCTCGGCGGAGGAGATCCAGGGCCGCCTCCCCCAGATGACGGATGAGCAGATCCATGCGGTGGCCAGCCGTCTCGAGGGATTGCAGGCGGGCGGGGATGGGCTCGGGATCGTCATCGGTGTCCTCCTCATCGTGCTGATCATCATCGTCATCCTGAAAATCACGGACACCAGGATCATCGTGACCAAATGAGGCACGTGCGCCTGGCCGCGGGCTTCCTCCTGCTCGCGGCCTGCGCCGGGCCCTCGGCGGAGGCGCTGCGGGCGGCCGTTGCCGCGGCCCCGGAGGGCGGCCGGATCCTCCCCGTCCCCTTCTTCCCGCAGGAGGAGTACCAGTGCGGCCCCGCGGCGGTCGCGAGCATTCTCGCCTATTGGGGGATCTCGGCCGAGCCCGCGGCGATCGCCGAGGCGATCTACCTCCCCCGGCTCAAGGGGACCCTCAGCCTGGACCTCCTCCTCTACGCGGAGCAGCGGGGGTTGCGGGCTGTGCTGCTCCCCCAGAGCGCCGACGCGCTGAAGGCGGCACTGCGGGCGGGCCGCCCGATCATCGCCCTCCTGAACGTGGGGTCGCGCCTCATACCCACCTGGCACTACGTCGTGGTGGTGGGGTACGCCGATGGGCCGCGTGCCTTCCTGGCCCACGACGGGCGGCACCGGGAGCGGGTCTTCTCCTATGACGACTTCGCCTGGCGGTGGCAGGCGTCGGGTCAGTGGGCGCTGCTGGTGGAACCCCCTCCGGGCAGCCCTGCTGGCGGGGCTCCTCCTGCTTGAGGCCTGCGGGGCCTTCCCCCGCCTGGTTGTTCTCCGGGATCCCCTGAGTCCCGCGGAGCACACGGCGCTGGGGGCCGCCTACGAGGCGCAGGGAAAAGCCGAGCTGGCGCGGGCGGAGTACGAGACAGCCCTGAAGGCGGGGGAGTCGGCTGGCCCCCTTCTGGGCCTGGGGAACCTGGCGGTGGGAGCGGGGCAGCCGGGGGAGGCTGAGGCCTACTTCCGCCGGGCCCTCCGCCAGGACCCGGACAGCGCGCTCCTGCGGAACAACCTGGCCTGGAGCCTCCTCCTGCAGGACACGGGCC
This window of the Candidatus Methylomirabilis sp. genome carries:
- a CDS encoding C39 family peptidase, coding for MRHVRLAAGFLLLAACAGPSAEALRAAVAAAPEGGRILPVPFFPQEEYQCGPAAVASILAYWGISAEPAAIAEAIYLPRLKGTLSLDLLLYAEQRGLRAVLLPQSADALKAALRAGRPIIALLNVGSRLIPTWHYVVVVGYADGPRAFLAHDGRHRERVFSYDDFAWRWQASGQWALLVEPPPGSPAGGAPPA
- a CDS encoding tetratricopeptide repeat protein, with the translated sequence MTTSPGGGRRRVSGRCWWNPLRAALLAGLLLLEACGAFPRLVVLRDPLSPAEHTALGAAYEAQGKAELARAEYETALKAGESAGPLLGLGNLAVGAGQPGEAEAYFRRALRQDPDSALLRNNLAWSLLLQDTGLEEAEALARDALAREPRLAPYVRDTLGLLAKRRGDLAGARGEIEAALAAAPESETALRRQLYGHLAGILREAGEVEAAAAAERAAGLLAPSGTP
- a CDS encoding PA2779 family protein, with protein sequence MATIRFGVSRSSPWRCLVWILVAWMGGLAAAPVPAEAAPVPTALALAAPDRAAGLTAIQGFLERKLVRQRLADLGLSAEEIQGRLPQMTDEQIHAVASRLEGLQAGGDGLGIVIGVLLIVLIIIVILKITDTRIIVTK